One stretch of Coleofasciculus sp. FACHB-T130 DNA includes these proteins:
- a CDS encoding NAD-dependent epimerase/dehydratase family protein produces MKVLVTGASGFTGSHLVRALEQQGDLVVGLVRKSSNLARLSNCNVQLVYGDITDRDALRRAMAGVDTVFHTAAYVELGIVDEAEMERVNVEGTRSVLEIAQAAGVSKVVYCSTIGVFGDTGGKLVNETFKRTQTNFSSAYDRTKYQAQEWVDRFATQGLPVVSLLPSGIFGADDPHFGPVMQQFLKGRLKVWAGGDRITGIVHVDDLAAAMILAAAKSKPGEHYIISAGELTTREMFEIFSQETNIPVPAEAPKPVVRFLGNLLDPVGRLFKWQPPLSRERVHYIYDRCVRVDATKACQELGWHPRSVSQTLSEIVRTMQAAS; encoded by the coding sequence ATGAAGGTGCTAGTTACGGGAGCCAGCGGATTTACAGGTTCTCACTTAGTGCGGGCTTTAGAGCAGCAGGGCGACTTGGTGGTGGGGCTAGTCCGAAAATCGAGCAATCTAGCGCGTCTTTCTAATTGCAACGTGCAGTTGGTTTACGGAGATATCACCGATCGGGATGCCCTACGAAGGGCAATGGCTGGGGTAGATACAGTTTTTCACACGGCTGCCTATGTAGAACTGGGCATCGTCGATGAGGCAGAAATGGAGCGGGTAAATGTGGAAGGCACCCGTTCGGTTTTAGAAATTGCCCAAGCTGCTGGGGTCTCCAAAGTCGTCTATTGCAGCACCATTGGCGTGTTTGGCGATACGGGGGGCAAACTTGTAAATGAAACTTTTAAGCGGACACAGACTAACTTTTCCTCTGCCTACGATCGCACCAAATACCAAGCGCAAGAATGGGTGGATCGATTTGCGACGCAAGGGCTTCCGGTTGTGAGTCTTCTGCCTTCTGGGATTTTTGGGGCGGACGATCCCCATTTTGGCCCCGTGATGCAACAATTTCTCAAAGGACGGCTAAAGGTGTGGGCAGGAGGCGATCGCATTACCGGCATTGTCCATGTGGACGACTTAGCTGCGGCGATGATTCTAGCAGCAGCAAAAAGCAAACCTGGAGAACACTACATTATTTCTGCTGGTGAGCTGACTACCCGCGAAATGTTCGAGATTTTCAGTCAGGAAACCAATATTCCTGTCCCCGCCGAAGCTCCTAAGCCGGTCGTGAGATTTTTGGGAAATTTACTCGATCCAGTCGGACGCCTTTTCAAATGGCAGCCACCCCTCAGTCGGGAGCGCGTTCACTACATTTACGACCGCTGCGTCCGGGTAGATGCCACCAAAGCTTGTCAGGAACTCGGTTGGCATCCCCGCTCAGTATCACAAACCTTGAGTGAGATTGTCCGAACCATGCAAGCTGCATCGTGA
- a CDS encoding ABC transporter ATP-binding protein, translating into MSASQINSTVFKKSRSQDDSTAREFNNRQMGAIVAKGIEMAFPSGRQSYQVLKGIDLEICRGDIQLLMGPSGSGKTTLLSILAGLLTPSAGKVYLLGDEITGMSRAKLARFRLHNIGFIFQGFNLFGALTASENIEIVLNVKGIWDRVARQQAKVLLEQVGLGDKANQKPGDLSGGQKQRVAIARALAGNPQLIMADEPTAALDSHSGHTVIELLRQLAKEGGCTVLMVTHDPRIVDVADRVAYLEDGVLKKE; encoded by the coding sequence ATGAGTGCTTCTCAAATTAACTCTACTGTGTTTAAAAAGAGCCGAAGCCAGGATGATTCTACCGCAAGAGAATTTAACAATCGTCAAATGGGAGCGATTGTTGCCAAAGGAATAGAGATGGCATTCCCCTCAGGGCGACAGTCTTATCAAGTTCTTAAAGGGATTGACTTAGAAATCTGTAGGGGCGATATCCAACTCTTGATGGGGCCGTCTGGATCGGGAAAAACCACCCTGCTGTCAATCTTAGCTGGGCTGCTGACACCCTCTGCTGGAAAGGTGTACTTACTCGGAGACGAGATTACAGGAATGTCTAGGGCAAAGCTAGCACGGTTCCGACTACACAATATCGGCTTTATTTTTCAGGGTTTCAACCTGTTCGGGGCACTAACAGCATCTGAAAATATTGAAATCGTGCTGAATGTTAAAGGCATTTGGGATAGGGTCGCCCGACAGCAAGCAAAAGTTTTATTGGAACAGGTGGGATTAGGGGATAAAGCGAACCAGAAGCCGGGTGATTTGTCTGGAGGACAAAAACAGCGGGTAGCGATCGCGCGGGCTTTAGCAGGCAATCCCCAATTGATTATGGCAGATGAGCCAACCGCTGCCTTAGACTCCCATAGTGGGCATACCGTAATTGAGTTACTGCGTCAGTTGGCGAAGGAAGGCGGCTGCACGGTACTGATGGTGACGCACGATCCTCGGATTGTCGATGTTGCCGACCGAGTCGCTTATCTGGAAGATGGGGTTCTCAAGAAAGAATAG